The following proteins come from a genomic window of Clupea harengus chromosome 22, Ch_v2.0.2, whole genome shotgun sequence:
- the atg9b gene encoding autophagy-related protein 9B, giving the protein MANFEAYQEYQRIEDFEESPPGEEDLLVHVPEGLRDSWHHIENLDIFFTRIYHFHQKNGFACMMVSEFFELVQFLFVVTFTTFLFNCVEYDILFANRAVNHTNPSVNPLDRNKVTLPDAILPSHQCMERIQDSSWIIFLLIMAAIFWIYRLIKVIFNILSYWEIRQFYIKALKIRMEELCNFTWQEVQDRLVSLQREQQMCIHKKELTELDIYHRILRFKNYTVAMVNKSVLPVRLNLPMLGEVIFLTQGLKYNFELILFWGPGSLFQNKWNLHPKYKRAGNRLELARHLSRVILLAGVANLLLCPLVLVWQVLYAFFSYAEVIKREPGSLGARRWSLYGRLYLRHFNELDHELQGRLGRGYKPAAKYMNSFASPLLAVLARNVAFFSGSVLAVLIALTVYDEDVLTVQHILTAITVLGVVVTVTRSFIPDEHMVWCPEQLLQCVLAHIHYMPDHWKASANKCETRDELAQLFQYKAVFILEELISPVITPFILIFLLRQKSLEIIDFFRNFTVEVVGVGDICSFAQMDIRRHGNPQWLSEGQTEASVYQQAENGKTELSLMHFTIKNPRWQPPQDSSVFISHLKEKVQQDAQTGPSTQLLLSETSLCASLLSDQPNASTDNPLASMFAHPLLTAPGLPSRDWRFLPQSTTASAAASVLASLSASQPSPASRSRSASTLLPSGRRHSPPQHHGSTMYHSDRTVVDSMSASASRLHNSALLMEFASAEMSLHAIYMHEVHQLNSLSRRGGVGLLQAPVPLKDFNSSSGQLASTSPDSHSAPTDRRLGGWMEEEEGDEEKLNGSASNSGAVSEEP; this is encoded by the exons ATATATCATTTCCACCAGAAAAATGGATTTGCCTGCATGATGGTCTCTGAGTTCTTTGaactagt ACAGTTCCTGTTTGTGGTCACATTCACAACCTTTCTCTTCAACTGCGTCGAATATGATATCCTTTTTGCCAATCGGGCAGTTAACCACACCAACCCCAGTGTCAACCCTCTGGACAGGAATAAGGTTACCCTGCCGGACGCCATCTTACCTAGTCATCAGTGCATGGAGAG aATTCAAGACAGTAGTTGGATTATTTTTCTTCTGATAATGGCAGCCATCTTCTGGATCTACCGCCTTATAAAGGTCATCTTCAATATCCTCAGCTACTGGGAGATCCGACAGTTTTACATCAAGGCTCTGAAAATAAGGATG GAAGAGCTCTGTAACTTCACTTGGCAGGAGGTTCAAGACCGCCTGGTCAGCTTGCAGCGTGAACAGCAGATGTGCATCCACAAGAAGGAGCTCACCGAGCTGGACATCTACCACCGAATCCTCCGTTTCAAGAACTACACCGTGGCCATGGTCAACAAATCCGTGCTGCCAGTGCGGCTCAACCTGCCCATGTTGGGTGAAGTTATTTTCCTCACGCAAGGACTCAAATACAATTTTGAACTGATTCTCTTCTGGGGCCCTGGTTCACTCTTTCAGAACAAGTGGAACCTTCACCCCAAGTACAAGCGTGCGGGCAACCGGCTAGAGTTGGCACGGCATCTAAGTCGGGTCATCCTATTAGCAGGTGTGGCTAACCTGTTGCTCTGCCCGCTGGTGCTAGTCTGGCAGGTATTGTATGCATTTTTTAGCTATGCTGAGGTGATCAAGCGTGAACCAGGCAGCCTGGGCGCACGCCGCTGGTCTCTATATGGCCGCCTCTACCTGCGCCATTTCAACGAACTAGACCATGAGCTGCAAGGAAGGCTTGGCCGCGGCTATAAACCAGCTGCCAAATACATGAACTCTTTTGCCTCCCCGCTGCTGGCGGTGCTGGCCCGTAACGTGGCCTTCTTCTCTGGCTCCGTCCTGGCGGTGCTGATCGCACTCACGGTCTATGATGAGGACGTGCTGACGGTGCAGCACATTCTAACAGCCATTACAGTGCTGGGTGTGGTCGTTACGGTGACGAG ATCCTTCATCCCAGATGAACACATGGTGTGGTGTCCAGAGCAGCTGCTGCAGTGTGTCCTAGCACATATCCACTATATGCCCGACCACTGGAAGGCCAGTGCCAACAAGTGTGAAACGCGGGATGAACTGGCCCAGCTTTTCCAGTATAAGGCG GTGTTCATCCTGGAGGAGCTGATTAGTCCCGTCATCACCCCCTTCATCCTAATATTCCTGCTGCGCCAGAAGTCCCTTGAGATCATAGACTTCTTCCGCAACTTCACGGTGGAAGTGGTAGGTGTCGGGGATATATGCTCGTTTGCCCAAATGGACATTCGCCGCCATGGAAACCCACAG TGGCTGTCGGAGGGCCAGACAGAGGCTTCAGTCTATCAGCAAGCAGAAAATGGCAAGACAGAACTGTCACTCATGCACTTCACCATCAAGAACCCACGTTGGCAGCCACCACAGGATAGTTCTGTCTTCATTAGCCACTTGAAAGAGAAGGTCCAGCAGGACGCCCAGACCGGGCCCTCCACCCAGCTGCTGCTGTCTGAGACCTCACTCTGTGCTTCACTGCTCTCAGACCAGCCCAACGCTAGC ACAGACAATCCTCTGGCCAGCATGTTCGCCCATCCGTTGTTGACCGCGCCTGGTCTGCCCAGCCGGGACTGGCGTTTCCTGCCTCAAAGCACCACCGCCTCGGCTGCTGCTTCCGTCCTCGCGTCGCTGTCTGCTTCCCAGCCCTCCCCAGCCAGCCGCTCGCGCTCCGCCTCCACACTACTGCCCTCAGGCCGCCGCCACTCTCCACCACAGCACCACGGCAGCACGATGTACCACAGTGACCGCACTGTGGTGGACAG tATGTCTGCTAGTGCTTCAAGACTGCACAACTCTGCCCTGCTGATGGAGTTTGCCTCCGCAGAGATGAGCCTTCATGCTATCTACATGCATGAG GTACACCAGCTGAACTCACTGTCTCGACGTGGAGGGGTAGGACTGTTGCAGGCACCCGTACCACTGAAGGATTTCAACAGCAGCTCTG GTCAGCTGGCATCTACCTCTCCAGACAGCCACTCAGCTCCCACCGACAGACGACTGGGAGGctggatggaggaagaggaaggggacgAGGAAAAGCTAAACGGGTCAGCATCAAACTCAGGAGCAGTTTCTGAGGAGCCTTAA